One window of Bifidobacterium pseudocatenulatum DSM 20438 = JCM 1200 = LMG 10505 genomic DNA carries:
- the ettA gene encoding energy-dependent translational throttle protein EttA has product MAEFIYQMIKARKAFGDRVILDDVTLSFLPGAKIGVVGPNGMGKSTLLKIMAGLDTVSNGEASLTPGYTVGILQQEPPLDDTKTVGENIKMAFGEIAEKVARFNQIGEEMANPDADFDALMDEMGKLQNDIDAANGWDLDSQLEQAMDALQCPDPDTPVTVCSGGERRRVALCKLLLEAPDLLLLDEPTNHLDAESILWLEQFLHQYKGAVIAVTHDRYFMDNVAEWICEVDRGQLYPYKGNYTTYLETKAKRMEIQGAKDAKLAKRLKSELDWVRSSPKARQAKNKARLERYDQMEQEARNNKKLDFSEIQIPAGPRLGSTVLEAEHIHKAFGDRVLIDDLSFTLPRNGIVGVIGPNGVGKSTLFKTIVGLEPLTSGSLKIGETVQISYVDQNRAGLDPNKNLWEAVSDGLDFIEVAGVEVPTRAYVASFGFKGSDQQKLTGVLSGGERNRLNLALTLKQGGNLLLLDEPTNDLDVETLESLENALLGFPGCAVVISHDRWFLDRVATHILAWEGDDENPAKWYWFEGNFQAYQENRIARLGEDAARPHRLHRKLTR; this is encoded by the coding sequence TTGGCTGAATTCATTTACCAGATGATCAAGGCCCGCAAGGCCTTCGGCGACCGTGTGATTCTCGATGACGTGACTTTGAGCTTCCTGCCAGGCGCGAAGATTGGCGTTGTTGGCCCGAACGGCATGGGTAAGTCCACGCTGCTGAAGATCATGGCCGGACTCGACACCGTGTCTAATGGCGAAGCTTCTTTGACTCCGGGTTATACCGTCGGCATTCTGCAGCAGGAACCGCCGCTGGATGACACCAAGACTGTTGGCGAGAACATCAAGATGGCGTTCGGTGAGATCGCTGAAAAGGTGGCTCGTTTCAATCAGATTGGCGAAGAGATGGCCAATCCGGATGCCGATTTCGATGCTTTGATGGATGAGATGGGCAAGCTGCAGAACGATATCGATGCCGCAAACGGTTGGGATCTTGATTCTCAGCTTGAGCAGGCTATGGATGCTCTGCAGTGCCCGGATCCGGATACTCCGGTGACGGTGTGCTCCGGTGGCGAACGCCGTCGTGTGGCATTGTGCAAGCTGCTGCTGGAAGCTCCTGATCTGCTGCTGCTTGACGAGCCTACCAACCATCTTGATGCCGAGTCGATTCTGTGGTTGGAGCAGTTCCTGCACCAGTACAAGGGTGCCGTCATCGCCGTTACCCACGATCGTTACTTCATGGATAACGTGGCTGAGTGGATCTGCGAGGTCGACCGTGGTCAGCTGTACCCGTATAAGGGCAACTACACCACGTACTTGGAGACGAAGGCCAAGCGTATGGAGATCCAGGGCGCCAAGGACGCCAAGCTCGCCAAGCGCTTGAAGAGCGAACTTGATTGGGTGCGTTCTTCGCCGAAGGCCCGTCAGGCTAAGAACAAGGCTCGTCTGGAACGTTACGACCAGATGGAGCAGGAGGCTCGTAACAATAAGAAGCTTGACTTCTCCGAGATTCAGATTCCGGCTGGTCCGCGTCTGGGCTCTACTGTGCTGGAAGCCGAGCATATTCACAAGGCGTTCGGCGACCGCGTGCTCATCGACGATTTGAGCTTCACGCTGCCGCGTAACGGCATTGTCGGCGTGATCGGCCCGAACGGCGTGGGTAAGTCCACCCTGTTCAAGACCATTGTCGGCCTTGAACCGTTGACGTCTGGCTCACTGAAGATCGGTGAGACCGTGCAGATCAGCTATGTCGATCAGAATCGTGCTGGTCTTGACCCGAATAAAAACCTGTGGGAGGCCGTGTCTGACGGTCTTGACTTCATCGAGGTTGCCGGCGTTGAAGTGCCGACCCGCGCGTATGTGGCGTCCTTCGGTTTCAAGGGTTCCGACCAGCAGAAGCTCACCGGCGTGCTGTCCGGTGGTGAACGCAATCGTCTGAATCTTGCTTTGACTCTGAAGCAGGGCGGCAACCTGCTGCTGCTCGACGAACCGACCAACGATCTTGATGTTGAAACCCTTGAATCGCTTGAAAACGCACTGCTCGGCTTCCCGGGCTGCGCTGTGGTGATCTCTCACGACCGTTGGTTCCTCGACCGTGTGGCCACGCATATTCTCGCGTGGGAAGGCGATGATGAGAATCCGGCCAAGTGGTACTGGTTCGAAGGCAACTTCCAGGCCTATCAGGAGAACCGTATCGCTCGTCTTGGCGAAGACGCGGCTCGCCCCCACCGTCTCCATCGCAAGCTGACCCGCTAA